One part of the Kryptolebias marmoratus isolate JLee-2015 linkage group LG2, ASM164957v2, whole genome shotgun sequence genome encodes these proteins:
- the LOC108238137 gene encoding uncharacterized protein LOC108238137 produces MSKKTSSLKTQSEASYVSSTGSAAAKARARAEAVKARLSFAAKEMNLKVEKAKIEASIEFLQQEKDVASAIAEAEALEAAVVSQMEARSNPGPSVIAERTEQYVTSQTKFVEGLESAALQPSQVGNVLQDRPELTSNESLHSKQEDDPQQTPVCPPNYLDNSQNPPVIISSPHTNKDFTADWSNQVAASSFYEARPSRQESRDSNVNDFIRYFARREIVSTGLLQFNDKPQNFRAWKRSFENTIRGLDLTASEEMDLMLKWLGKESAEQVEQIRAIHINNPVNGLNMMWNRLEQCYGSAEAIEDALFKRIEAFPKITPKDYSKLRKFSDLLMEIQSAKDDGDLPGLAFLDTARGVNPIVQKLPFHLQEKWITVGTNYKRTKCVFFPPFNIFVDFVTQEADSKNDPSFNFTSFPDFSKPDKLPWRTNRQKEVSVHKTDVVSHPSSDIHRSVNKAVDIGKICPIHKKPHPLSKCRTFRMKTLDDRKMFLKENNLCFKCCASSSHIARDCKVKVQCSECHDEKHCSALHPGPAPWQREIEPAVDHGGEPDSKEPEEITSSCTQVCGTNEASRSCSKICLVQVYPAGCPQQAVKLYAIHDEQSNRSLVRPEFFELFNDCGPSSPYSIRTCAGTKDTMGRRAIGYVVAALDGSVHIPLPSLIECKNIPNDRDEIPTPSAAMHHSHLKSVANLIPELDSNAPILMLLGRDVIRVHKVRKQISGPNNAPYAQKLDLGWVVVGNVCVGDIHKTLAIKTLFTNATEKGRPTMFEPCPNVFNIKEKHCEIQVPFNLGTQLVDSTCEPDHLGCNVFKQTRHDNYIAPSIQDNVFLKIMEEGITKDKDNNWTAPLPFKLPRQKLPNNRPQALKRLMSLVHNFEQKEEMKEHFVAFMDKVFKNNHAEIAPPLKNGEECWYLPLFGIYHPRKPKQIRVVFDSSAKYEGVSLNDVLLTGPDLNNSLLGVLIRFRKEAVAFTADIEQMFYCFNVHEQDRNYLRFLWFRDNDISKDIVEYRMRVHVFGNSPSPAVAIYGLHQSVLRSEPDSDPDVRQFVTRDFYVDDGLKSLPTIEMAVSLLQRTRDTLAKSNLRLHKIAANRKEVLEAFPTQDHAKDLKDLDFEADSVIMQRSLGLLWDLGRDCFTFRVPDETKPFTKRGVLSTINSLYDPLGFVAPVTIQGKSILRELTVGNGDWDTPLPPEKEESWTLWKDSLKELSDLTIARAYTDISPSTATKRELCVFSDASTKAIAAVAYLRVTDAEGNCQVGFIMGKAKLAPRPDQTIPRLELSAAVLAVELADLIADELDLKLDCTIFHTDSKVVLGYIYNETRRFYVYVSNRVTRIRRSSQPSQWHYVASSQNPADHATRSVPAYQLPLSNWLTGPDFLLQVQKFPHESHDLVDPSKDSDVRPCVTVLKTAASTKHLGSDRFSKFSTWRSLTRALSRLLHLIHNFKSPSNRNNRCSGWHYCETGLTVDEFKQAQNIVIQAVQQDVYSEEIQCIQNNESLPKTSPLKNLDPYLDENGLLRVGGRITDSNFTQGEKNPLLVPGHHHVAVLLIKHYHNQVHHQGRLFTEGTIRSAGWWIIGGKRKVSTVIYHCVTCKRLRAPLSTQKMSDLPPDRLSTDPPFTNVGLDVFGPWYVSSRRTRGSVNQIKRLQLVTSRRQMFTDISGVRSSTCQTPSGTNGRKSSFLFFSHVASGKPANLM; encoded by the coding sequence ATGTCCAAAAAGACATCATCTCTCAAGACCCAGTCGGAGGCTTCATACGTCTCCTCTACAGGCTCTGCAGCAGCCAAAGCCAGAGCAAGGGCTGAGGCAGTCAAAGCCCGCCTTAGCTTTGCAGCCAAAGAAATGAacttaaaagtagaaaaagccAAAATCGAAGCATCCATTGAATTtctacaacaagaaaaagatgtAGCGTCAGCCATTGCTGAAGCAGAGGCATTAGAAGCAGCTGTTGTCTCACAGATGGAAGCACGCAGCAACCCAGGTCCTTCTGTAATAGCTGAGCGTACCGAACAATATGTCACCAGCCAGACTAAATTTGTAGAGGGGTTGGAAAGTGCTGCTCTTCAGCCATCGCAAGTCGGAAATGTACTTCAAGATAGACCGGAACTCACAAGCAATGAGTCATTACACTCTAAACAAGAGGACGATCCACAGCAAACTCCAGTCTGCCCTCCCAATTATCTTGACAACTCCCAAAACCCCCCAGTTATTATCTCATCTCCACACACTAATAAGGATTTCACAGCCGATTGGTCAAACCAAGTAGCAGCATCTAGTTTCTATGAAGCCAGACCCTCACGCCAGGAGTCTAGAGATTCCaatgtaaatgactttattagGTATTTTGCTCGCCGTGAAATAGTGTCAACAGGACTACTTCAGTTTAATGACAAACCCCAAAATTTCAGAGCTTGGAAGCGCTCCTTTGAAAATACAATAAGGGGTTTAGATCTAACGGCGAGTGAGGAGATGGACCTGATGTTAAAGTGGCTTGGCAAAGAATCTGCTGAACAAGTAGAGCAAATCAGAGCTATACACATTAATAACCCAGTCAATGGCCTCAACATGATGTGGAACAGGCTTGAACAATGTTACGGATCAGCTGAAGCAATAGAGGATGCACTTTTCAAAAGAATTGAGGCATTTCCAAAAATCACACCCAAAGACTATTCAAAACTAAGGAAGTTTAGTGACCTGCTCATGGAAATTCAGAGTGCTAAAGATGATGGGGACCTCCCTGGTCTGGCGTTCTTGGATACAGCAAGAGGAGTAAATCCCATTGTTCAAAAACTCCCCTTCCACTTGCAAGAAAAATGGATTACAGTAGGAACTAACTACAAGCgcacaaaatgtgtgtttttcccACCATTTAACATTTTCGTAGACTTTGTGACTCAAGAGGCTGACTCTAAAAATGATCCGAGCTTCAACTTCACATCGTTTCCTGATTTTTCCAAACCAGATAAGCTGCCCTGgagaacaaacagacagaaagaggttTCAGTGCACAAAACTGATGTCGTCTCCCACCCCAGTTCAGACATACATAGATCTGTGAACAAAGCTGTGGATATTGGCAAGATTTGCCCCATTCACAAGAAACCTCATCCTCTCTCAAAATGTAGAACATTTCGTATGAAAACACTGGATGATAGGAAAATGTTCTTAAAGGAGAACAACCTTTGCTTCAAATGCTGTGCCTCATCTTCACACATTGCAAGAGACTGTAAAGTTAAGGTACAGTGTTCTGAGTGCCATGATGAGAAACATTGCAGTGCTCTCCACCCAGGACCAGCCCCCTGGCAGAGAGAAATTGAACCTGCGGTAGACCATGGCGGGGAGCCTGACTCCAAGGAACCAGAGGAGATCACTTCCAGCTGCACCCAGGTTTGTGGCACTAATGAAGCAAGTAGATCATGCTCTAAAATCTGTCTCGTGCAAGTGTACCCAGCAGGATGCCCACAACAAGCAGTAAAGCTCTATGCCATCCATGATGAACAAAGCAACAGATCATTGGTCCGCCCTGAGTTCTTCGAACTATTTAATGATTGTGGACCCAGCTCTCCTTACTCAATCAGAACATGTGCTGGAACTAAAGATACTATGGGAAGGAGAGCTATAGGCTATGTAGTAGCAGCCTTAGATGGTTCAGTCCACATTCCACTGCCTAGCCTTATTGAATGCAAAAATATCCCAAATGACAGAGATGAGATACCCACACCCAGCGCGGCTATGCATCACAGCCATCTGAAGTCAGTAGCTAATCTTATCCCTGAACTGGACTCTAATGCCCCCATTCTAATGCTTCTTGGACGGGATGTTATTAGAGTTCACAAAGTCCGTAAACAGATAAGTGGACCTAACAATGCACCTTACGCACAAAAATTAGACCTCGGATGGGTTGTAGTAGGAAATGTTTGTGTGGGTGATATCCACAAAACTCTTGCTATAAAGACTCTGTTCACAAATGCCACTGAGAAGGGTCGTCCCACAATGTTTGAGCCATGCCCCAATGTTTTCAacataaaagagaaacattGCGAAATACAAGTTCCATTCAACTTAGGGACCCAGCTTGTGGACAGCACTTGTGAACCAGATCACTTAGGATGTAATGTGTTCAAACAAACCAGACATGACAATTACATCGCACCTTCCATTCAAGACAACGTCTTCTTAAAAATAATGGAAGAAGGAATAACGAAGGACAAAGATAACAACTGGACAGCTCCCTTGCCATTCAAACTGCCACGGCAAAAGCTCCCTAACAACAGGCCACAGGCCCTGAAGCGCCTTATGTCACTTGTGCATAACTTCGAACAGAAGGAAGAAATGAAGGAACACTTTGTGGCTTTCATGGACAAAGTATTCAAAAACAACCATGCAGAAATTGCCCCACCACTAAAAAATGGAGAAGAATGTTGGTATTTGCCACTATTTGGTATTTACCACCCCCGTAAACCCAAACAGATCAGGGTCGTCTTCGACAGCAGCGCCAAATACGAGGGTGTATCACTGAACGATGTGTTGTTAACAGGACCAGATCTTAACAACTCCCTGTTAGGTGTCTTAATACGCTTCAGAAAGGAAGCTGTTGCCTTTACGGCAGACATCGAAcagatgttttactgtttcaatGTACATGAGCAAGACAGGAACTACTTGCGTTTTTTGTGGTTCCGAGACAATGACATTTCTAAAGACATTGTGGAGTATAGGATGAGAGTCCACGTCTTTGGAAATAGCCCGTCACCAGCTGTGGCCATATATGGCTTGCATCAGTCTGTTCTACGCAGTGAGCCAGACAGTGATCCAGATGTAAGGCAGTTTGTCACACGGGACTTTTACGTGGACGACGGACTCAAATCGCTTCCCACCATTGAAATGGCCGTGTCCCTACTCCAAAGAACCCGTGACACACTTGCAAAGTCAAATCTCAGACTGCATAAAATAGCAGCTAACAGAAAGGAAGTGTTGGAGGCGTTCCCTACCCAAGATCATGCTAAAGATTTGAAAGACTTAGACTTTGAAGCCGACTCAGTCATCATGCAACGCAGCCTAGGTCTCCTTTGGGACCTAGGTAGAGACTGCTTCACCTTTCGAGTCCCAGATGAGACAAAGCCCTTTACGAAAAGAGGTGTTTTATCAACAATTAACAGCCTTTATGATCCGTTAGGGTTTGTAGCGCCAGTCACTATACAGGGAAAGTCTATTCTGCGTGAACTGACAGTTGGAAATGGAGACTGGGATACACCATTACCCCCAGAAAAGGAAGAGTCCTGGACCCTTTGGAAGGACTCACTTAAAGAACTATCTGATCTGACTATTGCTAGAGCATACACAGACATTTCTCCTTCAACAGCCACAAAAAgagagttgtgtgtgttttcggATGCGTCTACTAAAGCCATAGCCGCAGTGGCTTATCTCAGAGTGACAGATGCAGAAGGAAACTGTCAAGTCGGGTTTATTATGGGCAAAGCGAAGCTTGCACCACGTCCAGATCAGACCATACCAAGACTGGAGCTTAGTGCTGCTGTATTAGCAGTAGAGCTTGCAGATTTAATTGCTGATGAACTTGACCTCAAACTGGACTGCACTATATTCCATACAGACAGTAAAGTGGTCCTAGGTTATATCTACAACGAGACTAGgagattttatgtttatgttagtAACCGTGTAACCAGGATCCGCAGATCTTCTCAGCCGAGTCAGTGGCATTATGTGGCTAGCAGTCAGAACCCCGCAGATCATGCCACTCGTTCTGTACCTGCGTACCAGCTGCCCCTTAGTAATTGGCTCACTGGCCCTGACTTTTTGCTTCAAGTCCAAAAGTTCCCACATGAGTCTCACGATCTTGTGGACCCTAGCAAGGACTCAGATGTTAGACCTTGTGTAACTGTTCTCAAAACTGCAGCTTCAACTAAGCATCTTGGTTCGGATAGGTTCAGTAAGTTTTCTACATGGAGGTCACTCACACGTGCTCTTTCTAGACTACTGCATCTCATCCACAACTTCAAATCAccatcaaacagaaacaatcgCTGCAGCGGTTGGCATTACTGTGAGACAGGACTCACTGTTGACGAGTTTAAACAAGCTCAAAATATTGTGATTCAAGCAGTACAACAGGACGTATATTCGGAAGAAATCCAGTGTATACAAAACAACGAGAGTCTACCCAAAACCAGTCCTCTCAAGAACTTGGACCCTTACCTGGATGAAAATGGACTCCTCAGAGTAGGTGGTCGCATCACTGACTCGAACTTCACTCAAGGTGAAAAGAACCCACTTCTAGTTCCAGGCCACCATCATGTTGCAGTTCTTCTCATAAAGCACTACCACAATCAGGTTCATCATCAAGGTCGCCTGTTTACTGAAGGAACTATACGTTCTGCAGGATGGTGGATTATAGGTGGCAAAAGAAAAGTGAGCACCGTCATCTATCATTGTGTAACCTGCAAAAGACTTCGAGCTCCTCTGAGCACACAAAAGATGTCAGACCTTCCGCCAGATCGTCTTTCAACAGACCCTCCATTCACAAATGTGGGCTTAGATGTGTTCGGTCCATGGTATGTGTCTTCCCGACGCACCAGAGGAAGTGTCAATCAAATCAAAAGGCTCCAGCTGGTAACTTCGAGGcgtcagatgtttacagacatcAGTGGCGTCAGGTCCAGCACCTGTCAAACACCTTCTGGGACAAATGGAAGAAAGAGTTCCTTCCTATTCTTCAGTCACGTCGCAAGTGGCAAGCCAGCCAACCTAATGTGA